CAAACAAAGTCGACTAAAGACTAAACACAAATATAACATACGaacaaatattattgaaattgatttcaGGTATAATGCAGCAAGATAATGCAGAGCAAGTGATATTAGATCCGAAACTAATAGCGAAGCACTATTTGAGGACGTGGTTCTTCCTGGACCTCATCTCTAGTATACCGCTAGATTATATTTTCTTGATCTTCAATCAGGTAAACGTACGTTGCAATTTGGCCGTGTTCCTATTATTATAGTTGTAATCTATCTTTTATGTTGTTGATATTCTGTTTCAGCTTGGGTGTAATTTGTTTTATAGCGaacattttagtttttatttatttgtttctcATTGTCGTTAAACGCAACTGCCACGAGAACGTGCAACGCGTCACCGTGTTAGATCTCATACTTGTAAGGGTTTCTGTGGAACCTGCGAAGGTTTGGTTGCACCGATATAGTCTCTTCAAAAGTGTTATTATCTGATGTTATATgtattaatactttttaaatctTAAATGCACGTTTGTCTATTTTCCCACTTATGTAAATTTTCTTCGCTTTGAAGCCAACTTTTCCAACTCCTCCTCAACTCTACGCACACTTTTACTTTGTGCACTATTTTATCTCCTCTCTATACTTAACGCACTCTCTCAGTATCAATCTCTAGATACCTCGTTTTAGTTGAGTTCTGATAATTTTGTGCTAACATTGCATACAGcatgtattattatttcaacacaGTATTTATTTAACCCATTATAATCTTGAGAAAAActctattttttaaagttataatatgcAACACGACCAAattgtatttctttttttattattatttacacttATAGTTTTAAcaatctttaaatatatttaaaatagctaTACCTAGTTATTTTACAGcttgataaaattatctaaaaagTATTACTCGGCATTTTTATCTTTTCAATGTACTTGCGAGATGCTTTtactaaatataaacatttatatgctGGCATCAAAAATCTGACCAACTTATTAATAGAAGTCATTATACTTTGTACAGTAACAGCTTGGCACTTTTCTCTAGCctgatatttgaattttaatgacTGCATGATCTTAcactataaataaatcttttatgaAACAATTATCTCCTAGGTTCTTTTCTTTCAGCATTAattccaacatattatatttaacaattaattcaagattctataatatattgattGTGTTCACAGGATTTTAGTGAAAGCTTTCAAATTCTTCACGCCGGTCGTGCCCTAAGGATACTTCGGTTAGCAAAACTCTTATCTCTGGTGCGACTTCTTCGACTATCAAGACTCGTCCGATATGTTTCGCAATGGGAGGAAGTATATGTAAGCTATCATTTCTTctcaaattaattttacttaacTCATTTTTTACTTTCCCCCACTAACACTGCTCTAACACATTACGCTCACATTTACTAACAATAACAACACGTAACtaacttatatacttatattattggATTGAATATATACTGTAAATGTCTGAATTTAAATTGGTggaatgtataatattaaacacaTAAGTCTATGACGGATACTCTTGAAAATGATCTAGATTGTAGTGATCCTGATATCGTCTTATCGAAGTGTGTTGTATTCCTGTATTATACCATTCTCCCTTCCACTGTATGTGAGCCCCACGTCCCGCTCTGCACTTCTCTACTGCTTCTCTGCAAGCTTCTTTCTGCCTGCACGCTCTCACTCCGTTTCGAACAGTCGCGATCGACAAACAGCCGTGAATTAGAGAACCAACTGTGGTGGTCGCGTACATTACCCAAACCGTCCCACACTCACAGATTAATAATTTGCTACCTTTTTGCATTCAGTTGCTGCTTTTAAAAGCCTTGTAATAcgctaaaataattttaaattaagtaaagctttttcaaataataataaataatataatcatttgaAACTAACAGtgcaaaaatattaaagaagtaCCCAGCTTAAGTCATAGCAATATTACCATAAGATTGCAGTCAAAACATGAATAAAAATACAGTAAttagattaggttaggttagacgAGTAGAACGTACCGTACTCCAATAATAATGTGATTGCGGAGAGTCAGTGAGAAGTGGAGTACGGGGAGGGTGACCGCGACGCTAGCCGGCGGTCGGTGCTGTCGTGACGTCGCGGTGACGTATTGTGTGCAGATGAGCCCCGGGCCGCAGCCCAGCGACGAGCCTGGCGCCCCGGACAGCGGCGGCTCGCGGGACTTCACCGCCCAGGTGCCAGTGCCGCATGCGACCCGCCTCTCGCCTCGCGGTCCTAGCTAGTGTAGGGGCATAGCCCGACCTGCTCGTCTGCTCTTCTCGGTGTTAGTGCATCCGACAGTGTGCCCGCACGCGCCACGCCCCTAACCCCGGACCCCTCGTCCCCCGATCCCTTTCCCCCCAAGCACACCCGTGACGTCCCCCAACCGTCGACCCGGCGCTCTCTTGTCGCGCCTGCCTCTCTTCCTACTATCGTGTTTCTCGCTTGTTTTCTAGATCTTGCAGAATCTGCAAAAAAAACGCACGGAACGGAGGGGACGTCTCAGCTCTGACGTTGCCAAAAAGAAGGGTGACACGAAAAGCAATCTGATATTTAAGGTAACAGGGTCGGCGCGAGCCGGCGCGCATGTGCTCGTTCGCCCGCTTAGCATGCAGTCGGCATCGCCGGCGTCCTTCACACCGCTGCGTTCGCTTCGCTTCCTTCTTTCGTTACGTCACTGTTCCGCCCCGCGGCGCCCGCGGGGGAGCGCAGGGGGCAGGTCGCGAGATCGCGCGGCGGCTCCGGCCCCGCGACTTGCTCGCTCCGCTCCGCTCGCCAGGAAGTAGCATATCCTCGCTACGAACCGCCTCACGCGTCCAttttttttcacactttttaCCAATTCATCGGTAGATGATCATCGCGATGCTTGAACTCAAGCGTCCTCGTCGCGCGCAGTCCGCACGGCTTCCTTTAGAGGCGAAACATTGCTCGTTACTCCATACAATAATCTCTCATATTTTCCACAGTTCCTGAACATGGCGTCAGTGTTCATGCGAATATTCAACCTTATCTGCATGATGCTCTTAATCGGTCACTGGTCTGGGTGCCTTCAGTTCCTTGTACCAATGCTGCAAGGATTCCCACCCAACTCATGGGTGGCTATCAACGAATTACAAGTGAGTATCACAGAATCACAATTTTATTGGACCTTACTGCCAGAAAAGTATGCATAATTATGGAATAGTAcagcataatataaaatatctccTTTGAGAAGGGAAACTTATGTATTTGCATAGAAATAATGTTCTTACTAATGTTAATAAGGTAATATATaagttactatttaaaataataattataaggtaCTAGTTATTTGAGAAACAATAGATCAATTAAAGGTACAATTTAAACTTTAGTAGTGAATGATAAATATGAACGATATAGCTCTTTTAAACTAGCATTTTTCTATTACTTTCAGGAAGCTTTCTGGCTGGAGCAATACTCGTGGGCACTATTCAAAGCCATGTCCCATATGTTATGCATCGGATACGGCCGGTTCCCCCCACAGTCTCTCACAGACATGTGGCTCACGATGCTCTCAATGATATCTGGTGCCACCTGCTACGCCCTGTTCCTGGGTCATGCAACGAACTTGATTCAGAGTCTCGACTCTTCGCGAAGACAATATCGTGAAAAGGTAATTTTCCTACAACAACtatattaaatatcattggtcTCATGGTAAATTATAGGGGCTACATTTTTTCGAATTACCGCACAGGACGACACATAATTGCCAATACGATGAGTTATCTAATGTAATCTGATTTTGATCTgaatgatttgatttttatcGACCATCAGCCCGGACTACCATGTACGTACTTGTTAGCGTTGGTGTATTGAAAGTATCCGCAGTGGCCCACCTCAAAATCCCTCTAAATAAAgtttctaaaatttaaaaagactgTATCTTGAGCCTAGAAAgagtgacgcatttttttttatttatatttgagctAATTGTACACgaatttacacattaattacagtcgcgttttaattatttcgtatttgtatatgtatgtacCAAAGTAGCGTCTCATTGTAAATTGTTTTTCgttttgaagggcgccgtagctagtaaataaaATTCACTACTAAATCCCCTCAGAATTTTGATTTAAGTCAGGGTGAATGAATCCCTTATCGTCGTGtaatttttatcttaaaaaaagGTCGGAAATGttgagattatataatattaataatcatttatttacatttgaaaAATGTACAAATATGTGTTAATATGCATGCAACATTTGATATTAAGACACTCTCCACCATTGATAagattaattcattaattagatTTGTAAAATTCTCCTTTGACTTTGACTGCCCTTGAAAAAGCTGTTATGAACACTTTCCTCTATACCGTAGAATcatttagaacattaataaaCGATGACCGTTGCCTGTTTCAGCGAATGGACGTGAGTACAAATGAATGTTTGTTAGTGGGTTAATGTTGTATTACAGTTTTAATCACAAGAGTGTTTTTATCGCACCCTTAATAGTATTTATTCATTCACAAATTAACCCCAGCTCTCTGTAGTAGATATCCATAGCATTATATTGCTTTTATTAGCAAAGTacatatgcaattatttttctCAAGCAcccttatattattaatttaaaataatatgggtGTCTACTACAAcgatgtataataattaatcgaTACGTTTACAAGTGTTCATGACAGTTTAGACTTTCATCTTGAACTAATAAgtcattttataacaataaatgatGCCTCTTTGCTTAAACAAATTGCTCAAACTAAAACAAACGGCTAATTTGTAGATATTTAGTTCtcataattaatacaaatatttaaaaaaatcataatattatgatcagaTTGTCAGATTGCGTGCTTCGTCTAAATTCGTGttgaaaatgtaattattttttgtagtataaATTTAATGAGGGATTTGGAACGAAGTAATGCttccactgacctgtataaataccactggacaggctgttccataagtttaacagcaaatttttgtgcctatttgaagctcAACTCGCTATCGCGATCATAAGAACGATAAGTAGTTTATAACCAAGATGTAGACCAATGCGACTTATTTACCTCGTCAAGTTCCTATGTGGTGTCACTTGTAAGAATATGGGTGACaaaaaataatgcaaaaaatatagtttagatctttaaaaataaactctCTATACCTAATTAACTGGtgatggatttcaaaaaattttatctttatgtgTATCAATTCACCAAATAAAAATCCGGCAAACGTAAGCAACTTGTTTAAAACTTGTAAAAACTTTTGAGATTCATCTCATCATCAATAATTACTATTGTTTCACAATACCCTTATTTgagaatcttttattttttctttaattataaacgGCACTTAATTGTGTATTGATTgcacaaaaacaaatatattcaaTGGGTATGGCTAGCAGTTGCGTCatgcaatttataaaatatttttaattattaattttcaggTGAAACAAGTCGAAGAATACATGGCATACCGTAAACTACCCCGAGAGATGCGGCAGCGAATCACAGAGTATTTCGAGCATCGGTATCAAGGGAAATTCTTTGACGAGGAGCTGATCCTTGGTGAACTGAGTGAAAAGCTCCGCGAGGATGTGATAAACTACAACTGTCGATCGCTGGTTGCCTCAGTGCCTTTCTTTGCCAATGCTGACTCAAATTTCGTGTCTGATGTCGTCACGAAGCTGCGATATGAAGTCTTCCAACCTGGTAAGCGGAACAACCAaacactaatataataaatatgtctgCATTCCATAGGGTATCCTAATACGTAATCTGTGATAAAGAGACAAAAATGATCTCGTTTTGCGTGTGTATTGAGACACTTTCTAGGATGTGGACCGAAGTATCTACTAAACTAGTAGCGAGTAAACTCGCAGGAAATTCGACCATTTGGGACGGCTGATTGGTGAAGTGCAGGCTTAGCCAAATAGACTGAATACAAAAGTAGGCTGTAAGAATTTGGAATCACTACTCCGATAGGTTTATCTTTTGGCCAAATGTATAGATCTGTAACTTAGGAATTTCTGTATTAACAAACAGGTAATCTAGCATTAATGAGAATTGAAGAAGTGACTTGAGTAGAAATTTGCTTTTATCTAAACGAGACAAGTTAACTCTCACTTCTTGTGCCAATCTAAAAGAAACCTGAGAAACTTGATTTAACTCATGATAAATCAACTCAGTCAACAAAATTATTTGTCATTTCAGGTGATATTATAATCAAAGAAGGAACCATCGGAAACAAGATGTATTTTATTCAGGAGGGTATAGTGGACATTGTAATGGCGAATGGCGAGGTTGCCACCAGTCTTTCCGACGGCTCATACTTCGGCGAGATATGTCTGCTGACGAATGCCCGACGTGTCGCTTCCGTCCGCGCCGAGACATACTGCAATCTATTTTCACTTTCTGTGGACCACTTTAACGCTGTGCTTGACCAATACCCGCTGATGCGACGCACAATGGAGAGCGTTGCCGCGGAACGACTGAATAAGATCGGCAAGAACCCGAATCTCGTCGCGCATCGGGAAGACGACACCACATCAGAAGGGAACACCATTAACGCTGTAGTGAATGCCTTAGCAGCTGAAGCGGAGCATGTTAGCTTATCGGATGACAGCGTTGCGCGGTTGTCGGAGCGGTCGCTGGGGTTGGCTCTCCAACCGCTGCAAGCTGCATCGTGTAGGATGGCCGGGGTTGCGCTTCCAGGGTTGGGAGTCGCGGCTGCCCTTCCACGGCCGAAATCTGAGCACGACTTCAGCTCCGCACAGTCCCAGCAACCCGCGCTGTCGTCCGCCGGCGCCGCGTTCCACAAGTCCGACGCGGGCATAGCCCCCTGACGCCGCACTGTCTGCTAGGCCGGCGCCCCCCCCATAGCAATAATAGCCTTAGTGCGAGCGCGCGTCGCCTCGCTAGGAGTAGCGTAGACCACGTGTAATTAGCTGCGACTTCGCCGGGCGCACGACCGCGCCCGCTCAATCTCATTTTGTGATCTTATACTTAATTCTCCTGTGTTATTTAGGTTAAATTTTATATCATTGACGCTGTGACGAATACGCGACGTATTCCGATTGTATAGAGATATATCTGTTATATATTAAATCGAGTCTTATAGATACCTTGCCACAAAAGAGAAAATTATATAGACTAGACTGATTGTAAAGATATCACTATTTAATGCTTTGTTGGCGTACGTGAACCTTCACAGATGATGGATGAGGAACATTGTGTTCTAATGAACGGTCGGAAACGTTCCTGATAGAGAAGATAGAGGagattattatacatataatattatatgaaattgttgatatatttattattacgtcGAGCGTTGACGCGTAGATATGTGTATCGGGTCGCGGATCGCCATCGTCGTCGCCGTCTGCTAGTTAATCTGTTATCATAGTGTTACAGTAAGCTTGTGCCATATAGTGGTTGCCGTCAGCCAGAGTCCAAACACGGACGGGTACGACTCCCGACCCGAACACTGCACACACGACGcacaacaatattattaattctcaCAGTACCGTAGTACACCGTcgctttatttttaatcatagtCATATCGGCCTTAAAGGCCTCTCTTGGTTTCCTAAGTAGAGTCGGGTCTGTAGCGCTTGAATCGTTTGTTGATGTAAATATTGTAAGAATGAGGATTCGCCTTTTAGCATTATGGTTTTAGAAGTGATAAACGGACACTCGCTTGAGGGGCCCAGTCAATTAATTCGATAGCGCGACGCAGTTAGCGTTACGGCACACTACACTTGGTACCTTGTTTTTAATTGtaggaaaaataatttattattgatagTGATCATTTTGTAGGATTAAGTAGACCCGAGCGGTAATTAATTCAGACGAATTACGTTGTGATAGTGCAGCTGGGCTGCGGGCGTTCAGCCTCGCCACTGGCTCAGCGATACTCGAcgctatatttataaatacatagctCAAATTTGCATGGTTTGTGCTTGACAAAACTGTGACTTGTTTGGTTTGTTTCTTCTTAGCTGATGTGGCCGTGGTTAGATTATTTCGCAGCTACTTCTTATAATGTACTAGTATTTTTCGGCTATAATAAACTAGATGACCGCAAATCAGTTTGTTTAGAGTAGAGTAGCCGTTGAGCCGCCCGCCGCCGGTGACGCATCTTTGGCATTTTCATCATAACTATTCATAGGACTTAAAACTGTCAAAATTTAACCTGAGTTTAATTCATCTATGttgcaatttatttaataatgtgtcATACAAAATGACATTGACAGCTATTGTTGTCAATTTCGCTAAAATCCATATTAACGGATTAAATTGCTTCCCAAGTGACAACCCATAATTATTGAACTTAGAAGTTAATTTTTGacaagttttatataaaaaaaagtgtcatGACAACTTGTGAACATGTTTTGCAATAGTTGAATTTGTAGCGAAATATAATGACGAACCAATATGCagtagtttaattattattgtagatgAATGCAGCCTTTAGTTTGTCGACTAACACTATCCTTTGTACTCATAAGGTATTTTTACGATTGATCTTAGCAGAGTGACTTTCTGTCAATTTATCtacaaagtaataatattattatctatattaagttttatctccagaagcatttatttattgttacttTATCATACATTGAATTTATGCTTTTTGTAAAGAACGTAAATTTTATAGAAGAGatctatttttattgtaaatttgagcTGCGGGTTGACAACAGGCAAACCTATATGAATCGAAGAGATTTTTTTATCTGAACTGTTAATtagtgtataattattatacttaattatattatactgatTTCTGGTATCTATTTTCACCAAAAGTGCTCATCGCTGTCAAGAGAAATTAGAAAAATGCATTAAAAGAATGAAGAATATCATCCTGTTGTTGTTATTTATCTATTTGTATTTCACACCAAGCAATGTCATCAAGTTAAGACTGGTTAATCTGACATGATGACTGGGTGATTACCTGTTATTAACACGCTTCTTTGGATACGAGGTACCTAAAGTGTAATAAACGGGAATCCTCCACCGTAGGTTCGTCCTTCTGTCAATGGACTGTATCTACTGAagccttaaattaaaaaaagaacacaTGTGACATCAGGCACTTATTGGTGCCATATATGTCTTGGCGGTGTGACTGAACCGAACGAGTGAAGTAAGCAGCGGCATCCATCTTCAGACGATGAACGAATTTAATTGCAAGACACATTTCGCTCATCGCTGAACCTTTGTAGAAGCAACACGCCTGTTATTAAAcgtgttatttaaatattattaattgttaacgAGAAATAAAGTAATTTCTGTAAATATAACGATTCATTAAAGACAACCCCCTAAATATACGAGAAGGTAGGATGGGAATCCTAGTCCATCAAAGAAGCGAACATAACCACTGAGCCATTAAACAGACGTTATGTATTAAGTAACAAAAAAGCGAATATTGTGTCAATTTCAATATGGCcgccatttatttaaacaaatgttcatttacattatctctggacctggCATCGATGACGTTATATCGTTGCTTTcttcatcgtcatcatcatcagccggaagatgtccactgctggacaaaggcctcccccaaagatttccacgaagatcggtcctgcgctgccctcatccaacgtattccggcgatcttgattaTAATCCTAATAATCGTTGCTTTGCTACGgggtgcaaaacaagcatcaattttttcagtattaagtcttttgaaggtacccatgtcggatcgtcccggaaacaccgcacatagatactcattccacagttttgtagtacgtagaaggaAGCCGAAATGATGGGAGTTTtcagagaagcgccttgtgcacATGATCAGTAACTGCAAGGCTTTCTCCCTTGCtctcgatagccgccgcccatctgtgttaGGCGccaagatcgcctgccgaccgaccatggcgaaatgCCGTACTGttagtcgttgatcaactggtgatctTCTAGGTTCAAcaggttaattatgctctccatgattttagagagcagagggcctaccatcaacttttaataagcgatgcgaatccgatgcagttcagtttaggtacctaaactgaatcactaaaattcataccatgaagtgccttttactgaatggcgtttggatcgcttatgaagaatgaacgacataaaattgcgtttcgaaacctaaaatgatatgattttagcggtttttttgcgtagaaaatactaaaagtacattttaaaattgcgcaattgcatcaaattataaactattaaacccttttttatacttatcaaataatagtaatataaataaatatagttctttgaattacaaattaaatgtttgcttatgtgttttcgtaaaaataacgagttatgaacgcacctccattgatgtttgatttgacaggatcacagagtacattttttttaattcgttcttgcgaacaggcccgggcccttactgcctcgtctttagtattttcatttttggtatctattttcagtattttgttttacaaaaaagtccaataaagtattctcatctcatcttttcTAAATCATCatctaaatttttcttttctattatttcagtattttttaaaagttattaacagcacgattcactttcctctgaggaagtagcaacttttttcgaatcggtcactttgataAAGCTATCCATTTTAgattgaaataacacctcatggtatgaatgaatgaacgaactaaatcagttttcgattcagttgatatcattttggacattcaattgacatcattgcgatttaatcagttattcaacctaaattagatagctctaatcacgtcgtggtacgaaatagcaaagcagttcattttaggttgtcaattgaatcgcaataagagttcatggtaggcccgcaagGAGGTAATAGCTACGagtataggcctgtagtttgccggatccgaaatgtctcctttttttggatggaatggacaagggctgacttccatgagtcagggactacgccttttgagtGCCTTCATTAACGCGTTAGCACTAGCTTCCACTCAGGGGCAAaagttctaagcacgattggggAGATGCaatccagcccgctcgacttacTTACGTCCAATGAAAAAAGatctcgccgaacagttttctgtcgaaACAGTACTTCacgcatagagctctgacatcgCGGGATTATTAGCGGCGTTTTTTCCGTTACTGTTAAGAGTCTAGTTAGAGGCGAAAAGAACACAGGACATCGGCTTATGCTTAGCTTAATACAGAGACCCGAACTTGCATATTCCAGTCGGCCAACTAGAAAGCTGCTCACctattttgacgacgtgcttcgatatCGCACGGGCAAAtctgccgcttaaaaaatctggaggtacggttatatttcctcttcagaactttacagttcggatcctttgtgcccagcgccgcaatccaagttcgatacgcctgttttttgcagtcagatgctgctttaactgacgcatcggaccagggctgtgatctgccaccgatcggtactacagagcttggtataaaaatatccatgccctgtagtatcacatcggctactgcaacggcgcgggcactaggatcatccgaaggaaaacaaaccctgctccaagggtaggatgcaaaaaaggaacgcatcctatcccaatctgctgacttgtagtgccaaacgcggcgggtcactGGTGTCCTGCGACGTgtgcgtcggataggcactacactcctgaccaagcAATGGTCGGAccttccgagaggggcgtcgacagagacctggtaactatcggaaTATGAAGTCAGCAGAAggtctaataaggacggcatgtggctgtccacatctgggagccgcgttggcgagtcaatcaattgggacagaccattcaccaatgcaaaattatgcacagatcgccctgcgtattCTGTGGTGCGTGACctaagccattcggcattgtgcccgttagACTCATCCAAGACTACGATTTAGGCGGAGGggattttctcaacgactaaacaagtttgaaaagaccttgtgacaagaccgagaatctttttttaaataaataaatggtattcgatttttaataccaaggagttttcatttaaaaatattttaatatgacagtttagagactgagcgtttggcgattaaataaaacaactgcttgactgtgaggaatatgtggaagatatatggaagatatgatttattaaaaggttacacgatatatatacaaaatccttaaaactagttacccaattacaatcgttacttaaaaaatatttacaagttcagaaaatacacaccaatgctagagcttacattttaaccaatagtaaaacgtttcattcactaagaattgagaataatattatgtgttctatctcgctctaaaactatgctatcgcagtttgtgtaaacttgcgtcgaacctcgatcatacgatgtcaatgagcattccgcacctacgctattgctcattgattaaaattgcatgaatagcgatcgacgcccgagtcccgacgcgtcattcgaggacgctcggccttgctgtgcggttgtgtaacgcggagcatgtGACtgtcacgtgagtatatctgcggtcgtcgagagaaagtacgatgcttgaaacttcactgcgatgactactggtgatctgtatgattctatgagttgatatacagcattatgaaatggttcctatcagagctaatattacgttatataaaataaaatgttcttgtcagaacgaatctttcgtcatacgcttattacagttattatgcacgattactatttctacgatctataatgctacgttacaagttaggtattagacatttgtattaattgatattattggttgtaggtacagctacaacagtaacagtggaaatattccattcccgatactattagtgcagcctatgtagtAGCAATTTTCCTGTTTTCTTGGTATAATGGTTTAATGTTTGCATAATATTGatggatatttttatgattttgttttatgtCAGTTCTTTGATCTTTCATTTTTGTACTGCTGATACTTTTTACATCCTTTGTAACTTGCAGAATTTGGCAACTGTCAGTTGTCACATTTGGCTTCAGTgtctgatttttttttgcagGATGCTGTTTAGCGTTCACCATCGATAGAGTAAATTCTTAAGGCATACACCGCATACactgattttataataaatggcGAAAATGCATTGGAGTAGTGTCTTTTTTCTTAAATGCTTCAAATGAAACTTgcatattataatttagtttattgACACTAATAAGTtgatctttattattatttattggttcAAGATCTACATAAAGATTTTATAGTTCGCGATTGGTGTACCTAATCGTGTCTTTAccgttaaaattattgtaaaaaagtaGTTAAAAGTGTG
This DNA window, taken from Leptidea sinapis chromosome 25, ilLepSina1.1, whole genome shotgun sequence, encodes the following:
- the LOC126972155 gene encoding potassium/sodium hyperpolarization-activated cyclic nucleotide-gated channel 2 isoform X7, translated to MSLRSLHRRLSSAHNTCDDGSGGAATGRTASLRLANGRVATQSAEQLPHSPADCASVRISMDNTNTCCTDSLVTALDDETLLLGDADMSLKQGSGTGKVHFGGLDDVSLYGTPVEPAPPAPDAKQGFLRNQLQALFQPTDNKLAMKLFGSKKALMKERIRQKAAGHWVIHPCSSFRFYWDLCMLLLLVANLIILPVAISFFNDDLSTRWIAFNCLSDTIFLIDIVVNFRTGIMQQDNAEQVILDPKLIAKHYLRTWFFLDLISSIPLDYIFLIFNQDFSESFQILHAGRALRILRLAKLLSLVRLLRLSRLVRYVSQWEEVYFLNMASVFMRIFNLICMMLLIGHWSGCLQFLVPMLQGFPPNSWVAINELQEAFWLEQYSWALFKAMSHMLCIGYGRFPPQSLTDMWLTMLSMISGATCYALFLGHATNLIQSLDSSRRQYREKVKQVEEYMAYRKLPREMRQRITEYFEHRYQGKFFDEELILGELSEKLREDVINYNCRSLVASVPFFANADSNFVSDVVTKLRYEVFQPGDIIIKEGTIGNKMYFIQEGIVDIVMANGEVATSLSDGSYFGEICLLTNARRVASVRAETYCNLFSLSVDHFNAVLDQYPLMRRTMESVAAERLNKIGKNPNLVAHREDDTTSEGNTINAVVNALAAEAEHVSLSDDSVARLSERSLGLALQPLQAASCRMAGVALPGLGVAAALPRPKSEHDFSSAQSQQPALSSAGAAFHKSDAGIAP
- the LOC126972155 gene encoding potassium/sodium hyperpolarization-activated cyclic nucleotide-gated channel 2 isoform X4 — protein: MSLRSLHRRLSSAHNTCDDGSGGAATGRTASLRLANGRVATQSAEQLPHSPADCASVRISMDNTNTCCTDSLVTALDDETLLLGDADMSLKQGSGTGKVHFGGLDDVSLYGTPVEPAPPAPDAKQGFLRNQLQALFQPTDNKLAMKLFGSKKALMKERIRQKAAGHWVIHPCSSFRFYWDLCMLLLLVANLIILPVAISFFNDDLSTRWIAFNCLSDTIFLIDIVVNFRTGIMQQDNAEQVILDPKLIAKHYLRTWFFLDLISSIPLDYIFLIFNQDFSESFQILHAGRALRILRLAKLLSLVRLLRLSRLVRYVSQWEEVYILQNLQKKRTERRGRLSSDVAKKKGDTKSNLIFKFLNMASVFMRIFNLICMMLLIGHWSGCLQFLVPMLQGFPPNSWVAINELQEAFWLEQYSWALFKAMSHMLCIGYGRFPPQSLTDMWLTMLSMISGATCYALFLGHATNLIQSLDSSRRQYREKVKQVEEYMAYRKLPREMRQRITEYFEHRYQGKFFDEELILGELSEKLREDVINYNCRSLVASVPFFANADSNFVSDVVTKLRYEVFQPGDIIIKEGTIGNKMYFIQEGIVDIVMANGEVATSLSDGSYFGEICLLTNARRVASVRAETYCNLFSLSVDHFNAVLDQYPLMRRTMESVAAERLNKIGKNPNLVAHREDDTTSEGNTINAVVNALAAEAEHVSLSDDSVARLSERSLGLALQPLQAASCRMAGVALPGLGVAAALPRPKSEHDFSSAQSQQPALSSAGAAFHKSDAGIAP